A single Thermodesulfobacteriota bacterium DNA region contains:
- the rplD gene encoding 50S ribosomal protein L4 encodes MSVVDVLNCKGEKVSQRELDGSLFDVPIKPSVLHEVVTMQLSCRRSGYGTVKHRSDIRGSGRKLFRQKGTGRARRGDIKSPLLRGGGVVFGPDDRSYAYKVPKKKKKLALKMALSNKLKHHEIIVLDQFELENIKTKAFIEVMDSLDVNNALIVTEKKNDKLDLSSRNVPHIKVMRAEGINVYDILKYKYLVLLESSIDEIERRLLK; translated from the coding sequence ATGAGCGTAGTAGATGTTTTGAACTGCAAAGGGGAGAAAGTGTCTCAAAGAGAGCTTGACGGTTCACTTTTTGATGTCCCAATAAAGCCAAGTGTTCTTCATGAAGTTGTGACCATGCAGTTGTCATGCAGGCGTTCTGGATATGGCACTGTAAAGCATCGCAGCGATATCAGGGGCAGCGGCAGGAAGCTTTTCAGGCAAAAAGGAACAGGAAGAGCGCGTCGTGGTGATATAAAATCGCCTTTGCTCAGAGGGGGTGGCGTTGTTTTTGGTCCGGATGACAGATCGTATGCATACAAAGTTCCCAAAAAGAAAAAAAAATTAGCCCTTAAAATGGCTTTAAGCAATAAATTAAAACATCATGAAATTATTGTGCTTGATCAGTTTGAACTGGAAAATATCAAAACCAAGGCGTTTATAGAAGTGATGGACAGTTTGGATGTGAACAATGCCTTAATCGTAACAGAAAAAAAGAATGATAAACTAGATCTATCCTCCAGGAATGTTCCCCACATAAAGGTGATGAGAGCCGAGGGAATCAATGTTTATGACATTTTAAAATATAAATATTTAGTTTTACTGGAGTCTTCCATAGATGAAATTGAAAGGAGGCTTCTGAAATGA
- the rpsJ gene encoding 30S ribosomal protein S10, whose translation MTNTKIRIRLKAYDHKLLDQSASDIVDTANKTGAKVVGPIPLPTRINKYCVLRSPHVDKKSREQFEMRTHKRILDILEPTQQTVDALMKLDLSPGVDVEIKL comes from the coding sequence ATAACAAACACAAAGATCAGGATCAGGCTTAAGGCATATGATCATAAGCTTCTGGATCAGTCTGCATCGGATATTGTTGATACGGCAAATAAAACGGGAGCAAAGGTAGTTGGGCCAATACCTTTGCCGACACGGATTAATAAATACTGTGTTCTTAGATCTCCTCACGTCGATAAAAAATCACGAGAGCAGTTTGAAATGAGGACCCATAAAAGGATTTTGGATATTTTGGAGCCAACCCAACAAACAGTTGATGCGTTGATGAAACTTGATCTTTCACCGGGAGTTGATGTTGAGATAAAACTATAG
- the rpoC gene encoding DNA-directed RNA polymerase subunit beta' encodes MENLYDFFAKPTNPKRYSSVKVSLASSEQIREWSYGEIKKPETINYRTFKPERDGLFCAKIFGPTKDYECNCGKYKRMKHRGVICEKCGVEVIQSKVRRERMAHIELATPVSHIWFLKSLPSKLGNLLDMTLKNLEKVLYFDNYIVIDPKDTGLTRCQLLSDDKYREALELYGSEFKAGIGAEAVREILEDINLDEIYNEIRADIRSTGSVAKRQKLAKRLKVIDAFRRSGIDPVCMIMDVIPVLPPDLRPLVPLEGGRFATSDLNDLYRRVINRNNRLKRLIDLKAPDIIIRNEKRMLQESVDVLFDNGRHGRVITGTNKRPLKSLSDTLKGKQGRFRQNLLGKRVDYSGRTVITVGPNLRLHQCGLPKKMALELFKPFVYYRLEQKGLVSTVKSAKKMVEREVPEVWDMLDEVVKEYPVLLNRAPTLHRLGVQAFEPILIEGKAMQLHPLVCTAFNADFDGDQMAVHVPLSVEAQIEARVLMLSSNNILSPASGNPIIVPSQDIVLGLYYMTRGLIGSKGEGKLFASADEVRSAYDSASVDLHAQISVRINGEMVETTVGRILLWEIIPEDFIANMLHIMVADEDEAKDILNRLNDGEPFTDLVKRFSLSPDKDNEGMVGLLKKDEFLDVFKTREEDADNIFSLEKGEVSPIIFADQAHHIFKMIEKKAAISFEAVNHVMDKKALRELVDYVYRHSGPKATVILSDRLKNIGYQYSTQGGLSISIDAMITPAVKWDLIKKAENQVGEIGRQYIEGLITQGEKYNKVVDIWAKATDDVANEMMSAMKIAPVTDQEGKPVLNKKGKPLTTESFNPIYMMADSGARGSKDQMRQLAGMRGLMAKPSGEIIETPITANFREGLTVLQYFISTHGARKGLADTALKTANSGYLTRRLADVAQDCIVSEEDCGSMVGVEVGSLVEGGEVIQRLGERILGRFAAEDILDPFTDEVLISADTNLDEDAVQKIEDAGITKVTIKSVLTCKSAHGVCRKCYGRDLAHGQTVEIGQAVGIMAAQSIGEPGTQLTMRTFHIGGTASRRVEQADIKARVDGTIKFIGLNIARNSENEVVVMNRRGGKLTIVSETGRELESFPVIYGAHITAGNGKKVKAGDLLAWWDPFTTPILTEVDGTVKFGDIVQGKTMQEKVDPVTGKSSRMIIESKSADDRPRISIKDKDNKTAKLPGSSSVARYILPIDAILLVEESDTVKAGDTIAKLPRATTKTKDITGGLPRVAELFEVRKPKEITVLSEIDGFVSISKGTKKGKQKVTITPADVGDKKEYLIPRGKHINVYEGDYIRAGEPLIGGAAIPQDILNIKGEIALARYLVDEVQEVYRLQGVRINDKHIEVIVRQMMRRVKVLNVGDTDFVDEEQVDRVLFEEANKAVIEKGGKPAVAEPLILGITKASLSTESFISAASFQETTKILTNASIAGAVDHLRGLKENVIMGRLIPAGTGFPLYSDVAVDGS; translated from the coding sequence ATGGAAAATTTATACGACTTCTTCGCAAAACCCACCAATCCAAAACGTTATTCATCTGTCAAGGTTTCACTGGCTTCTTCCGAACAGATTCGGGAATGGTCCTATGGAGAGATAAAAAAGCCGGAGACAATAAACTATCGTACCTTCAAACCGGAACGGGATGGCCTTTTTTGTGCCAAGATTTTCGGTCCGACCAAAGACTACGAATGCAATTGCGGCAAATACAAACGGATGAAACACAGAGGGGTGATTTGCGAAAAGTGCGGCGTAGAAGTCATTCAATCCAAGGTACGAAGAGAACGCATGGCTCATATAGAACTGGCCACTCCTGTTTCACATATATGGTTTTTAAAAAGCCTTCCCAGTAAACTGGGAAATCTTTTGGATATGACGCTTAAAAATTTGGAGAAAGTTCTTTATTTTGATAATTATATCGTAATCGATCCAAAAGATACCGGGCTGACCCGTTGTCAGCTCTTGTCGGATGATAAATACAGAGAGGCGCTTGAATTATACGGATCAGAATTTAAAGCGGGAATCGGTGCAGAAGCGGTAAGGGAAATACTGGAAGATATTAATCTTGATGAAATATATAATGAAATCAGAGCTGATATCCGCAGTACCGGATCGGTGGCAAAGCGGCAGAAGTTGGCAAAACGCCTTAAAGTCATCGATGCTTTCAGACGAAGCGGTATAGATCCGGTTTGTATGATTATGGATGTCATACCCGTTCTTCCGCCTGATCTCCGGCCTCTGGTCCCGCTTGAAGGTGGCCGGTTTGCAACATCCGACCTTAATGATCTTTATCGCCGCGTCATTAATCGAAATAACCGGCTAAAACGTCTGATTGATTTGAAAGCCCCGGATATTATCATTCGTAATGAAAAAAGAATGCTTCAGGAGTCGGTGGATGTTTTGTTTGATAACGGTCGACACGGAAGAGTCATTACCGGAACGAATAAACGACCGCTGAAATCTTTAAGTGATACCTTAAAAGGGAAACAAGGCCGTTTTCGTCAGAACCTGTTGGGGAAAAGGGTCGACTATTCGGGTCGTACGGTTATTACGGTGGGGCCGAATTTAAGATTGCACCAATGTGGTCTGCCGAAAAAGATGGCTCTGGAACTGTTCAAGCCATTTGTTTATTACCGGCTGGAACAAAAAGGTTTGGTGTCCACCGTTAAGAGTGCCAAAAAGATGGTGGAAAGAGAAGTTCCTGAAGTATGGGATATGCTGGATGAAGTGGTTAAAGAGTACCCCGTTCTTTTAAATCGGGCACCCACATTGCACCGACTTGGAGTTCAGGCTTTTGAACCGATTCTAATTGAAGGTAAAGCCATGCAGCTCCACCCGCTTGTTTGTACGGCATTTAACGCGGATTTTGACGGAGACCAGATGGCCGTTCACGTCCCACTTTCCGTGGAGGCGCAGATAGAAGCACGCGTTTTGATGCTTTCCAGTAACAACATACTTTCGCCTGCAAGCGGGAACCCGATTATCGTTCCGAGTCAGGACATTGTTCTGGGTCTGTATTACATGACAAGAGGGCTTATCGGCTCCAAGGGTGAAGGCAAACTGTTTGCCAGTGCTGATGAAGTCAGGTCTGCATACGATTCCGCTAGTGTTGATCTCCATGCTCAGATATCGGTTCGGATAAACGGAGAAATGGTGGAAACCACGGTGGGGCGTATTCTCTTATGGGAAATCATTCCTGAAGATTTTATTGCAAATATGCTCCATATCATGGTTGCTGATGAAGATGAAGCCAAAGATATACTTAACAGATTAAATGATGGCGAGCCATTCACTGATCTGGTGAAACGCTTTTCACTAAGTCCGGACAAAGACAATGAAGGTATGGTGGGGTTGCTCAAAAAAGATGAATTTCTCGATGTGTTTAAAACAAGAGAGGAAGATGCCGACAATATTTTTTCCCTCGAAAAAGGAGAGGTTAGCCCAATCATTTTTGCCGATCAGGCCCATCATATTTTTAAAATGATTGAAAAGAAAGCCGCGATATCTTTTGAGGCGGTGAACCATGTCATGGATAAAAAAGCCCTTCGCGAACTTGTCGATTATGTTTACAGACATTCCGGGCCAAAGGCCACGGTCATCCTGTCCGACAGGTTGAAAAATATTGGCTACCAGTATTCGACCCAGGGCGGGCTTTCCATTTCAATTGATGCCATGATTACACCTGCTGTGAAGTGGGATCTGATCAAGAAGGCGGAAAATCAGGTTGGAGAAATCGGCAGACAATATATTGAAGGTCTTATTACGCAGGGTGAAAAATATAATAAAGTGGTCGATATATGGGCCAAGGCCACTGATGATGTGGCCAATGAGATGATGAGTGCAATGAAAATTGCGCCTGTGACAGACCAGGAAGGCAAACCTGTTTTAAACAAGAAGGGCAAACCGCTTACCACGGAGAGCTTCAATCCCATATACATGATGGCTGATTCAGGAGCAAGGGGAAGTAAAGATCAGATGCGCCAGCTCGCAGGGATGCGAGGTCTGATGGCAAAACCTTCAGGTGAAATTATAGAAACCCCGATCACGGCAAATTTCAGGGAAGGGCTTACCGTGTTGCAATATTTTATATCCACCCATGGTGCGCGGAAAGGTCTTGCAGACACAGCGCTTAAAACAGCGAACTCGGGGTATCTGACCAGGCGGCTGGCGGATGTTGCCCAGGACTGCATTGTTAGCGAAGAGGATTGCGGATCCATGGTGGGGGTTGAGGTTGGATCTCTGGTTGAGGGAGGAGAAGTGATACAGCGTCTTGGGGAACGTATTCTGGGGCGTTTTGCCGCAGAGGATATTCTGGATCCGTTTACGGACGAGGTGCTTATCAGTGCCGATACGAACCTTGATGAGGATGCTGTCCAAAAGATTGAAGATGCAGGAATAACCAAGGTGACGATAAAATCTGTGCTGACATGTAAATCTGCTCATGGCGTCTGCAGAAAATGCTATGGCAGGGATCTTGCTCATGGCCAAACGGTCGAAATAGGGCAGGCGGTGGGAATTATGGCGGCACAATCTATTGGTGAGCCGGGCACCCAGTTAACCATGCGTACCTTTCATATTGGAGGAACTGCCAGTCGAAGGGTTGAACAGGCAGATATCAAGGCCAGGGTGGACGGTACCATAAAATTTATTGGACTGAATATAGCCAGGAATAGTGAAAATGAAGTGGTGGTAATGAACCGCAGAGGTGGAAAATTAACCATCGTCAGTGAAACCGGGCGAGAACTTGAAAGTTTTCCAGTTATTTATGGTGCTCATATTACAGCTGGAAACGGGAAAAAAGTAAAAGCCGGTGATTTGCTTGCATGGTGGGACCCTTTTACCACTCCGATTCTTACCGAGGTGGATGGTACGGTCAAGTTCGGTGATATCGTTCAGGGAAAAACCATGCAGGAAAAAGTTGACCCTGTCACCGGGAAGTCCAGCCGCATGATCATTGAGTCTAAAAGTGCCGATGATCGTCCCAGGATTTCAATAAAGGATAAGGACAATAAAACAGCTAAATTACCGGGATCATCTTCGGTGGCGCGCTATATTCTGCCCATAGACGCAATCTTACTGGTGGAAGAAAGTGACACGGTTAAGGCGGGTGATACTATTGCCAAACTGCCGCGAGCAACCACCAAGACCAAGGACATTACAGGTGGTCTTCCAAGAGTGGCTGAGCTTTTTGAGGTACGAAAACCAAAAGAGATTACGGTGTTAAGCGAAATTGATGGTTTTGTTTCGATTTCAAAGGGGACCAAAAAAGGAAAGCAGAAAGTGACTATTACACCTGCAGATGTGGGTGACAAAAAAGAATATCTCATTCCTCGCGGCAAACATATCAACGTTTATGAGGGAGACTACATCAGGGCCGGCGAGCCCCTTATAGGCGGGGCGGCTATTCCTCAGGATATATTGAATATTAAAGGGGAAATAGCTTTGGCACGCTATCTCGTCGATGAGGTTCAGGAAGTTTACCGCCTGCAAGGTGTTCGCATAAACGATAAACACATAGAAGTGATCGTACGACAGATGATGCGACGGGTTAAAGTGCTTAATGTGGGCGACACTGACTTTGTGGATGAAGAGCAGGTCGATCGGGTATTATTTGAAGAGGCCAACAAGGCTGTTATCGAAAAAGGAGGCAAGCCGGCGGTTGCCGAGCCCCTTATTCTTGGGATTACCAAGGCATCTTTAAGTACGGAAAGTTTTATCTCCGCAGCTTCTTTTCAAGAGACGACTAAAATATTGACCAATGCCTCTATTGCCGGAGCTGTGGATCATCTGAGGGGGCTTAAGGAAAACGTTATTATGGGCAGGCTTATTCCGGCCGGAACAGGGTTTCCGCTATACAGCGACGTTGCCGTTGATGGAAGTTAA
- the rplC gene encoding 50S ribosomal protein L3, with the protein MCKGLIGKKLGMTGLFTPEGSYIPVTVVEVGPCVVTQIKTVNTDGYDALQLGFEEKKRSRVNKPKQGHMKKSGETCFAFLKEFPTDNPQDYTLGQTLNLDLFEIGEKVDVVGTTKGRGFSGVMKRHGFRGGRKSHGSRSHRIPGSIGCSAWPAKVIKGKKMPGSYGNSQMTTRNLKIVDIRPKENLLLLKGGLPGEKSGLVFIHKVKFNKK; encoded by the coding sequence ATGTGTAAAGGATTAATAGGAAAAAAATTAGGAATGACGGGGCTGTTTACTCCTGAAGGCAGCTATATACCGGTAACGGTCGTCGAAGTCGGTCCCTGTGTGGTTACCCAGATAAAGACGGTCAACACGGATGGGTATGATGCACTTCAGTTGGGATTTGAGGAGAAGAAAAGATCACGTGTGAACAAACCGAAACAAGGTCATATGAAAAAAAGTGGAGAGACCTGTTTTGCATTTCTTAAAGAATTTCCCACAGATAATCCGCAGGATTACACACTGGGTCAAACGTTAAATTTAGATTTGTTTGAAATCGGTGAGAAAGTTGATGTGGTAGGAACCACCAAAGGGCGAGGTTTTTCAGGCGTAATGAAAAGGCACGGATTCCGCGGTGGGCGAAAATCCCATGGAAGTAGAAGCCACAGGATCCCCGGTTCCATAGGTTGCAGCGCATGGCCTGCTAAAGTTATTAAAGGGAAAAAAATGCCCGGCAGTTACGGAAACAGCCAGATGACGACCCGCAACCTGAAAATTGTAGATATCAGACCGAAGGAGAACCTGCTCCTGTTAAAGGGCGGTTTGCCTGGTGAAAAATCGGGGTTAGTGTTTATTCATAAAGTGAAATTCAATAAAAAATAA
- the rpsG gene encoding 30S ribosomal protein S7 — translation MPRRREVPKRQLAGDPKYDNKLVAKFIKSIMRDGKKSLAESILYDAFDVIKEKTNEEPIKIFEQAIENIKPKIEVKSRRVGGSTYQVPTEVRPSRRMALGIRWIIGFSHKRPEKGMANKLAAEIMDASNNRGASIKKREDTHKMAEANKAFAHFRW, via the coding sequence ATGCCAAGAAGAAGAGAAGTACCTAAACGACAGTTGGCGGGTGACCCAAAGTATGACAACAAGCTGGTGGCAAAATTTATTAAATCGATTATGCGTGACGGTAAAAAAAGTCTGGCTGAATCGATACTTTATGATGCATTTGATGTCATAAAAGAAAAAACCAATGAAGAACCCATCAAAATATTTGAGCAGGCGATCGAAAATATAAAGCCAAAGATTGAAGTAAAATCGAGGCGTGTCGGTGGATCGACATATCAGGTTCCAACGGAAGTTCGTCCATCCAGACGGATGGCCTTAGGAATTAGATGGATTATAGGGTTTTCACATAAACGGCCTGAGAAAGGGATGGCGAATAAACTTGCGGCGGAAATTATGGATGCTTCCAATAATAGAGGGGCTTCCATTAAGAAAAGAGAAGACACCCACAAGATGGCCGAAGCAAATAAAGCATTTGCCCATTTTCGATGGTAA
- the rplV gene encoding 50S ribosomal protein L22, with translation MEFKAVLKHVRISSQKVRKLIDAVKGQPVEAGLNMLKFMPLKAAAIVEKVVKSALANAEQKEGVDIDSLVIKNIIADQGPTLKRFRARARGRGTRILKRTCHITVILAEE, from the coding sequence ATGGAGTTTAAAGCTGTGTTAAAGCATGTGCGAATTTCTTCCCAGAAAGTTCGCAAACTTATTGATGCTGTGAAGGGGCAGCCGGTCGAAGCCGGTTTGAATATGTTAAAATTTATGCCATTGAAAGCTGCAGCTATTGTTGAGAAAGTGGTTAAAAGTGCCTTGGCAAACGCTGAACAAAAAGAAGGTGTTGATATAGATTCGTTGGTAATTAAGAATATTATCGCAGATCAGGGGCCCACTCTAAAACGTTTTAGAGCAAGAGCTCGGGGCAGGGGCACCCGTATATTAAAAAGAACGTGTCATATTACGGTTATTTTAGCTGAAGAATAG
- the rpsS gene encoding 30S ribosomal protein S19, giving the protein MPRSLKKGPYIEPKLLRKVMIAQESRSNRVITTWSRRSTIVPEMVGITIAVHNGRKLIPVFISENMVGHKLGEFSPTRTFYGHSGDRKSKLKP; this is encoded by the coding sequence ATGCCACGATCGTTAAAGAAGGGTCCATATATTGAACCAAAACTGTTAAGAAAGGTGATGATCGCCCAGGAAAGCCGAAGCAACAGGGTGATTACCACATGGTCAAGGCGATCGACGATCGTTCCCGAGATGGTTGGTATCACCATTGCTGTTCATAACGGAAGAAAACTTATTCCGGTTTTTATTTCAGAAAACATGGTGGGCCACAAACTGGGTGAATTTTCCCCCACAAGGACTTTCTACGGTCATTCCGGGGATAGGAAATCGAAATTAAAGCCATAA
- the tuf gene encoding elongation factor Tu → MAKEKFERTKPHVNVGTIGHIDHGKTTLTAAITKHMGLKGLADFVPFDQIDKAPEEKERGITIATAHVEYETAKRHYAHVDCPGHADYIKNMITGAAQMDGAILVVGADDGPMPQTREHILLARQVGVPRIAVFLNKCDMVDDEELIELVELELRELLDKYEFPGDDTPIIRGSALKALESDNPDSDEAKCVFELMDAIDDYIPEPKRDIDKPFLMPIEDVFSISGRGTVVTGRVERGIIKVGDNVEIVGIRETLKTVCTGVEMFRKLLDEGRAGDNIGVLIRGTKREEVERGQVVAVPGSIKPYTKFEAEVYILSKEEGGRHTPFFSGYRPQFYFRTTDVTGILNLPEGVEMVMPGDNVKISAELITPIAMEKELRFAIREGGRTVGAGVVSEIIE, encoded by the coding sequence ATGGCGAAGGAGAAATTTGAGCGAACGAAACCGCATGTTAATGTAGGGACGATTGGTCATATAGATCATGGCAAGACGACATTAACGGCAGCCATAACCAAGCATATGGGGTTAAAGGGTTTAGCGGATTTTGTTCCGTTTGATCAGATTGACAAGGCGCCTGAGGAGAAGGAGCGGGGGATCACGATAGCGACCGCACATGTGGAGTATGAGACGGCGAAGCGTCATTATGCCCATGTGGACTGTCCCGGGCATGCCGATTACATCAAGAACATGATCACCGGAGCGGCCCAGATGGACGGTGCGATTTTGGTAGTTGGTGCGGATGACGGGCCCATGCCCCAGACACGTGAGCATATATTGCTGGCGCGTCAGGTCGGTGTTCCCAGGATAGCGGTATTTTTAAACAAGTGCGACATGGTGGATGATGAGGAGCTTATCGAGCTGGTTGAGTTGGAGCTTCGGGAGCTTTTGGACAAGTATGAGTTTCCCGGGGATGACACGCCGATTATACGGGGCAGTGCATTAAAGGCATTGGAGAGCGATAATCCCGACAGTGATGAAGCAAAATGCGTATTTGAGTTAATGGATGCCATTGATGATTATATTCCTGAGCCGAAGCGGGATATAGACAAGCCGTTTTTAATGCCCATCGAGGATGTGTTCAGCATATCGGGTCGTGGTACGGTGGTGACGGGTCGAGTAGAGCGGGGAATCATCAAAGTTGGTGATAATGTAGAGATTGTAGGCATACGGGAGACCTTAAAGACGGTGTGCACCGGTGTAGAGATGTTCAGGAAGCTGTTGGACGAAGGTCGAGCGGGTGACAACATCGGCGTATTGATACGCGGAACCAAGCGGGAAGAGGTTGAGCGCGGTCAGGTGGTGGCAGTGCCTGGATCGATCAAGCCTTACACCAAGTTTGAGGCAGAGGTATATATATTGAGCAAGGAAGAGGGAGGTCGTCACACGCCGTTTTTCAGCGGGTATCGGCCGCAGTTTTATTTTCGGACAACGGATGTAACGGGCATATTGAATTTACCAGAGGGAGTAGAGATGGTGATGCCTGGAGATAATGTAAAGATATCCGCAGAGCTTATCACTCCGATAGCGATGGAAAAAGAGTTGCGGTTTGCGATAAGGGAAGGTGGCCGGACAGTCGGCGCAGGCGTTGTAAGCGAAATAATTGAATAA
- the rpsC gene encoding 30S ribosomal protein S3 has protein sequence MGQKVNPIGLRLGIIKTWESRWYAGKNYADYILEDYKIRKFVKSKLHHAGISKVEIERSSKHIRLRVFTSRPGIVIGKKGAEISKLKKEIEDKVSHEVMIDIQEVRKPEIDAQLVAENVALQIERRVAFRRAMKRGVSSAMRFGAMGVKIRCSGRLGGAEMARTEWYKEGRIPLHTLRADIDYGFIEARTTYGIIGVKVFVFKGEILKKDELEPGHGLEK, from the coding sequence TTGGGCCAGAAAGTAAATCCTATAGGGTTAAGGTTAGGAATAATCAAAACGTGGGAATCACGTTGGTATGCAGGAAAAAATTATGCTGACTATATTCTTGAAGATTATAAGATAAGGAAATTTGTAAAAAGCAAACTTCATCACGCAGGCATTTCCAAGGTTGAAATCGAAAGATCGTCCAAGCATATCAGGCTCAGAGTTTTTACCTCACGTCCGGGAATTGTAATTGGAAAAAAAGGAGCGGAAATTTCTAAGCTGAAAAAAGAGATTGAGGATAAAGTATCTCATGAAGTCATGATAGATATTCAGGAAGTTAGAAAGCCGGAGATTGATGCGCAGCTTGTTGCAGAGAATGTTGCACTTCAAATTGAAAGAAGGGTTGCCTTCAGGAGGGCCATGAAACGCGGTGTTTCATCTGCTATGAGATTTGGCGCCATGGGTGTAAAAATTAGATGTTCAGGGCGTCTGGGCGGAGCTGAAATGGCAAGGACCGAATGGTATAAGGAGGGCAGGATACCCTTACATACATTGAGAGCAGACATCGACTATGGTTTTATTGAAGCACGTACGACTTACGGGATAATCGGGGTTAAGGTATTTGTTTTCAAAGGTGAGATATTAAAAAAAGATGAGCTTGAACCTGGGCACGGATTAGAAAAATAG
- the rplB gene encoding 50S ribosomal protein L2: MAVKKVKPTSPGRRFQVYSTFDEITSSTPEKSLLKPIKKTGGRNAHGRVTCRHRGGGRKRHYRMIDFKRDKTGIPAKVASIEYDPNRSARIALLHYADGEKRYILAPVDLKVNDKVESGPDADIKPGNTLPLSNIPLGTHIHNIELSAGKGGQIVRSAGTFAQLMAKEDRYALIKLPSNEVRMVLLNCKATIGQIGNVVHENISLGKAGRKRWLGRRPKVRGVAMNPVDHPMGGGEGRSSGGRHPCSPWGVLAKGYKTRKNRKSDRLIVKRRTKR; the protein is encoded by the coding sequence ATGGCTGTAAAAAAAGTAAAACCAACCTCGCCTGGAAGACGATTTCAGGTATATTCAACATTTGATGAAATTACAAGTTCAACTCCAGAAAAGAGTTTGCTGAAACCTATAAAAAAAACAGGTGGACGTAATGCCCATGGGAGAGTTACCTGCAGGCATCGTGGAGGCGGGCGGAAAAGGCATTATCGAATGATCGATTTTAAACGGGATAAGACGGGAATCCCCGCTAAGGTTGCCTCAATAGAATATGACCCGAATCGCAGTGCGAGAATCGCACTTTTGCATTACGCGGATGGCGAAAAACGGTACATTCTGGCCCCTGTGGACCTTAAAGTAAATGACAAGGTTGAATCCGGTCCGGATGCGGATATTAAACCGGGAAATACGCTTCCGTTAAGTAATATTCCACTGGGAACACACATCCATAATATTGAACTGAGCGCAGGCAAAGGAGGGCAGATTGTCAGAAGTGCGGGAACTTTTGCACAGTTAATGGCAAAAGAAGACCGGTATGCGCTGATAAAACTTCCATCCAACGAAGTTCGCATGGTCCTGTTAAATTGCAAAGCCACCATTGGGCAGATAGGGAATGTGGTTCATGAAAATATTTCTCTTGGCAAAGCAGGTCGAAAACGCTGGCTGGGTCGAAGACCAAAAGTACGGGGAGTTGCTATGAATCCGGTGGACCATCCGATGGGAGGCGGTGAAGGGAGGTCTTCCGGAGGGAGGCATCCATGTAGCCCATGGGGTGTGCTGGCTAAAGGGTACAAGACCAGGAAGAATAGAAAAAGTGATCGCCTGATTGTCAAAAGGCGAACGAAGAGATAG
- the rplW gene encoding 50S ribosomal protein L23: MIDYGIIRRPLVTEKTSIQKEQSNQITFEVDRKANRIEIKRAIEKIFKVNVAHVRTMQVKGKTKQRGRIIGKRRDWKKAIITLLPGERIEFFEGV, encoded by the coding sequence ATGATTGACTATGGTATTATACGACGGCCTTTGGTCACGGAAAAGACAAGCATTCAAAAAGAACAGTCAAACCAGATTACGTTCGAAGTGGATCGCAAAGCCAACAGGATCGAAATTAAAAGGGCCATCGAAAAAATATTTAAGGTGAATGTCGCTCATGTCCGTACCATGCAGGTCAAGGGTAAAACCAAACAAAGAGGCCGGATTATCGGGAAACGCAGGGACTGGAAAAAAGCAATTATCACATTGCTGCCCGGTGAACGGATAGAATTTTTTGAGGGTGTTTAA
- the rpsL gene encoding 30S ribosomal protein S12 has product MPTINQLVRKGRKRIKKKTNTPALKGAPQKRGVCTRVYTSTPKKPNSALRKVARVRLTTGIEVTAYIPGIGHNLQEHSVVLVRGGRVKDLPGVRYHVVRGTLDTLGVDDRRKGRSKYGAKKPK; this is encoded by the coding sequence ATGCCGACAATTAACCAGTTAGTAAGAAAGGGCAGAAAGCGAATAAAGAAAAAAACCAATACACCTGCGCTTAAAGGAGCCCCACAAAAAAGAGGTGTGTGTACACGCGTATATACATCTACACCCAAGAAGCCTAATTCTGCTTTGCGTAAGGTTGCAAGGGTCAGACTAACCACAGGGATTGAGGTTACCGCTTATATCCCTGGAATAGGGCATAACCTCCAGGAGCATTCGGTGGTTTTAGTCCGGGGAGGTCGTGTGAAGGATTTGCCCGGTGTAAGGTATCATGTGGTAAGGGGTACCCTTGACACACTAGGTGTGGATGATCGAAGAAAGGGCAGATCGAAATACGGTGCCAAAAAACCTAAATAA